Proteins encoded within one genomic window of Bdellovibrionota bacterium:
- a CDS encoding penicillin-insensitive murein endopeptidase has translation MVRLALLIVGLLGMFLLNACSGSARDTTNLDTKDAVYLQTGKFTGTLERVSVAEYDESKQAVVKKEQTPIFNVEDSIIEVDWDSKKVKIETKLVGEVNDLDQDKKSESILLEGQFNDEGIAYLFPTNAKGKEVRALGGLRCKDNMCEKLTIDLGADIKRDGKVAFEQEQMDIKNPSPLKIEIPEATGGSGTEEIYEPESSGARNTGAPTKGKDAKAELEAKKKEEAKRLEAEKKAAELEAAADSDETEEIYEPGVPSNLPSILRPEIRDRPDQAEVRLNDYSESKLFPYNLGDKYPAKAQGFYSFCSKKDSNCKPGTLVKGLDVAIDGVGNLVKRLGFTSADRSDKRYYGSGLLVKNIEEVGKEYAKKFPNETFMIDDLAQKAGGPIYQYDKKGKIKKYKNGKNKMAHVSHQNGLDVDISLPRKNPKNTKNPFNYEYAKAWEIIKSFVKFGYVDVIFLNAKRIEEMCSYLKRSGEKDYQKTFGHLYKESGHTTHMHVRLKCTHHNIGCNIAEYDKPRYGVCK, from the coding sequence ATGGTACGCTTAGCACTTTTGATAGTTGGTTTACTAGGGATGTTCCTGCTCAATGCATGCAGCGGGAGCGCTCGCGATACAACTAATTTGGATACAAAAGACGCAGTTTACCTGCAGACAGGTAAGTTCACGGGGACACTTGAGCGTGTTTCAGTTGCTGAATACGATGAGAGTAAACAAGCAGTAGTTAAAAAAGAACAAACTCCAATCTTCAATGTCGAAGATTCTATAATCGAAGTTGATTGGGATAGCAAAAAAGTAAAAATAGAAACCAAACTTGTTGGCGAAGTTAATGATCTAGATCAAGACAAAAAATCAGAATCCATCCTTCTTGAAGGTCAATTCAACGACGAAGGTATCGCTTATTTATTCCCAACAAATGCTAAGGGTAAAGAAGTCAGAGCTCTCGGTGGTCTTCGTTGCAAAGATAATATGTGCGAAAAATTAACGATTGATTTAGGCGCTGATATAAAAAGAGATGGAAAAGTTGCTTTCGAACAAGAGCAAATGGACATTAAAAACCCATCACCTCTCAAAATAGAAATTCCAGAGGCTACTGGTGGTAGTGGAACAGAAGAAATTTATGAGCCAGAAAGTTCAGGGGCTAGAAACACAGGAGCACCTACAAAAGGAAAAGACGCTAAGGCCGAACTTGAAGCAAAGAAAAAAGAAGAGGCAAAAAGATTAGAAGCCGAGAAAAAAGCAGCTGAGCTAGAAGCTGCAGCAGACAGTGATGAAACCGAAGAAATTTATGAACCAGGTGTTCCTTCAAATCTTCCTTCGATATTAAGACCAGAAATTAGGGACAGACCAGATCAAGCAGAAGTTAGGCTAAACGATTATTCAGAATCAAAACTTTTCCCGTACAACTTGGGAGATAAATATCCTGCCAAAGCGCAAGGTTTTTACTCTTTCTGCTCTAAAAAAGATTCAAATTGCAAACCTGGAACTTTGGTAAAAGGTTTAGATGTTGCGATTGATGGTGTAGGGAATCTTGTTAAAAGACTCGGGTTCACATCAGCTGATCGTAGTGACAAACGTTATTATGGAAGCGGATTGCTAGTTAAAAATATCGAAGAAGTTGGAAAAGAGTATGCAAAGAAATTTCCAAATGAAACATTTATGATAGATGATTTAGCTCAAAAAGCGGGAGGACCTATTTATCAGTACGATAAAAAGGGAAAAATAAAAAAATATAAAAATGGAAAAAATAAAATGGCCCACGTTTCACACCAAAATGGTTTGGATGTGGATATTAGTCTACCAAGAAAAAATCCAAAGAATACAAAGAATCCATTTAATTATGAGTACGCGAAAGCTTGGGAAATCATTAAAAGTTTTGTAAAATTTGGTTATGTGGACGTGATTTTCTTAAACGCAAAACGAATAGAAGAGATGTGCAGTTACTTAAAGAGGTCTGGCGAAAAAGATTATCAAAAAACTTTTGGGCATTTATATAAAGAATCGGGGCACACAACTCATATGCATGTGCGATTGAAATGCACCCATCACAATATAGGCTGTAATATAGCGGAATATGACAAACCTAGATACGGTGTCTGCAAATAA